One segment of Nomascus leucogenys isolate Asia chromosome 20, Asia_NLE_v1, whole genome shotgun sequence DNA contains the following:
- the LOC115831806 gene encoding uncharacterized protein LOC115831806 encodes MERVGTGRVERGGGEGVWPDWIVGRNWSSGPGCPGRGRGCSRGVRGGGCGEAEGSQGPSRPWGRSKPETPGDPTAPPTEAQPTSLLGRRFPSPHGRGCLWALGAGVTRAGREPAQRGTEGEKDACGPARPRRHVPRQGSAAPATARGSPSTAPAPLGDRDGLLPGSGLRVEKSAEVRTSPTREGRCLPRRLRHRPAAPTRALGPRLRFSALRMQHPRGATRSPKPGVGPTRRRQQQSRARFPNPHSHSSSGSGHPRPAGAGAAPTTGEAAFLPPAVLSGGLAPAPPPPGSPLDCIGRGPGRCSRGQPPARARHTRFLELPRCL; translated from the exons ATGGAAAGGGTAGGCACTGGACGGGTGGAGAG aggagggggagagggagtgtGGCCAGATTGGATCGTGGGACGAAATTGGTCCTCAGGCCCTGGGTGCCCGGGACGTGGGAGAGGGTGCTCGAGGGGTGTACGTGGAGGGGGGTGCGGTGAGGCCGAAGGCAGCCAGGGGCCATCCAGACCCTGGGGGCGCAGCAAGCCCGAGACTCCTGGCGACCCAACGGCACCGCCGACCGAAGCCCAGCCCACCTCGCTTCTGGGGAGGCGTTTCCCTTCCCCGCATGGACGCGGCTGTCTGTGGGCGCTAGGGGCAGGGGTGACAAGAGCAGGTCGCGAGCCGGCGCAGCGTGGGACCGAAGGGGAGAAGGACGCCTGCGGCCCGGCGCGTCCCCGGAGGCACGTTCCCCGCCAGGGCTCCGCGGCCCCGGCGACCGCGCGGGGCTCCCCCTCTACGGCTCCCGCCCCACTGGGGGACCGCGACGGCCTGCTCCCGGGCTCGGGGCTCCGGGTGGAGAAGAGCGCGGAAGTGCGCACTAGCCCGACACGGGAGGGCCGCTGCCTCCCCAGGCGCCTGAGACACCGGCCCGCAGCCCCCACCCGGGCCCTCGGGCCCCGCCTGCGTTTCAGCGCGCTGAGGATGCAGCACCCCCGAGGCGCGACCAGGTCCCCGAAGCCCGGCGTCGGCCCAACCCGGAGGAGGCAGCAGCAGTCACGGGCACGCTTCCCCAACCCACACTCCCACTCCAGCTCAGGGTCAGGACACCCACGTCCGGCCGGGGCAGGGGCGGCTCCGACCACGGGAGAAGCAG CTTTTCTTCCGCCGGCGGTGCTCTCTGGAGGTCTCGCCCCGGCGCCGCCTCCTCCAGGCAGTCCTCTAGATTGCATTGGCCGTGGGCCTGGACGCTGCTCCCGGGGGCAGCCCCCGGCCAGGGCCAGGCACACCCGATTCCTGGAGCTTCCTAGGTGCCTCTAA
- the C20H4orf48 gene encoding neuropeptide-like protein C4orf48 homolog has protein sequence MGNPGGVGSERMRGARRTRNICGCPRAAGPGVPEPRAAPLPSLAMAPPPACPSPMSPPPPLLLLLLSLALLGARARAEPAGSAVPAQSRPCVDCHAFEFMQRALQDLRKTAYSLDARTETLLLQAERRALCACWPAGH, from the exons ATGGGGAACCCGGGCGGGGTCGGGTCGGAGCGCATGCGCGGTGCGCGCCGGACGCGGAACATCTGCGGGTGTCCCCGCGCTGCTGGTCCCGGGGTCCCTGAACCGCG GGCGGCTCCGCTCCCTTCGCTGGCCATGGCCCCCCCGCCCGCGTGCCCGTCCCCGATGtcaccgccgccgccgctgctgctgctgctgctgagtcTGGCGCTGCTGGGCGCCCGGGCCCGCGCCGAGCCCGCCGGGAGTGCCGTCCCCGCGCAGA GCCGCCCATGCGTGGACTGCCACGCCTTCGAGTTCATGCAGCGCGCCCTGCAGGACCTGCGGAAGACAGCCTACAGCCTGGACGCGCGG ACGGAGACCCTACTGCTGCAGGCAGAGCGCCGTGCCCTGTGTGCCTGCTGGCCGGCGGGGCACTGA